TGCAGTCAAGACCGCTAAAAAGATAGGACTCCAAGCGCTTGGGTCGTTCATCATAGGCTTTCCGGACGAGACGAGAGAGGAAGTTGAAACCACAATAAAGTTCGCCAAGAAGGTTGGAGTTGATTTCGCTCAGTTCACCATTGCAACACCCTACCCCGGAACAAGGCTCTGGACCTACGCGGTTCAGAACAACCTTCTCCTAACGAAAAACTGGAGGAAATATACGACCATTGACCCAGTTATGAAGCTGAAGCACTTCACCCCAGAGGGCATCGCAAAGATGCTGAGGAAGGCTTATCTATCCTTTTATCTGAGGCCGAAGGTTCTTCTGAAAGACCTCGTTGAGAGACACGGGTTCATTCTTAAAAGGGCGATTCGTGGCATCCTTAACATTTACTACGGCACGAAAAGAAGCAGAGAAGCCGGTGAGATTCCTATCAAAACTATGGCCTTTGATTGATTTCCATCTTTTTCCACACTTCCCTGACGAAGGACTTAGTGTCGCTCATCGAGTTTATCTTTACCTCCCTTCTCGTCCTGACGAGGTACTCAACAGCTCCTGCGTACTGGAGGGCGTACTTGCCGACGAGCTGTGCCCCGTTTAGTTTACCATTCTCGATGAAGAGCTTTGCTATGTGCGGGCCGTGCCACACCTCCTTCCTCGCCCCGATGAAAGTCCCTATGGAGGCGAAGACCCTGTCAAATATGGTGATAATGTTCATGTTTATTGAACCGCGGTAGCGCTTCTCAACTCCGAGCATGTTGTAGCCTGCCACCCTCCCCTGTTCTCTAGCGAGCGGCCAGATGGCGAAGATACCGTAGCGACCGGTTACCAAGTCGCGAGTCTCGGCGCAGTCCCCTGCCGCATATACATCTTCCACGTTCGTCCTCATCCTCTCGTCCGTGAGTATACCACCACTCTCTCCAAGGGCTATCCTCCCGTCGAGGAAGCTCAGGCTGGGCCTAACGCCAATCGCCGCGACCACGATGTCGCCGTAGATGACACCACACGGGGCCTTGACGCCCTCAACCGGGTCGCCTACGAGGTCTATGCTCTTCTCGAAGAGAACCTTAATGCCGTTCAGTATCATCACGTCCCTTATGATGTCCGAGATGTCCTCGTCGAAGAGTCTCCTGAGTATCCTTGAACGGCAGATTATCACGGGGTCCACTCCGAGCCTTTTTAGAGCTATCGCGGTCTCGACTGCCACAGGACCGGCGCCGATTATTATCGCCCTCCCGCGCACCTTCCTGAGCCTGTCGGCGTCTTCCAGGGTTCTGACGCCTATGACGTTCTCCCTCCTAAACTGCGGGATTATGTTGGGCTTTGCACCGCTCGATATGAGAAGCCTGTCGTAGTCTATCTCTTCCCCGTTGTCTAGGAGCACCTTTTTGGCCTCCGTGTCAACCTTAACGACCTCCCTGCCCATGAGGTAGTCTATGCCACTAGAGCGGACGAAGTGCCAGTTCCAGATGAAGAGTTCATCCCTCCCCACGGTTCCCTCTATGTAGTACGGCAGGGCCGCCGGCGAGTAGGGAA
The Thermococcus sp. DNA segment above includes these coding regions:
- a CDS encoding NAD(P)/FAD-dependent oxidoreductase, with the protein product PYSPAALPYYIEGTVGRDELFIWNWHFVRSSGIDYLMGREVVKVDTEAKKVLLDNGEEIDYDRLLISSGAKPNIIPQFRRENVIGVRTLEDADRLRKVRGRAIIIGAGPVAVETAIALKRLGVDPVIICRSRILRRLFDEDISDIIRDVMILNGIKVLFEKSIDLVGDPVEGVKAPCGVIYGDIVVAAIGVRPSLSFLDGRIALGESGGILTDERMRTNVEDVYAAGDCAETRDLVTGRYGIFAIWPLAREQGRVAGYNMLGVEKRYRGSINMNIITIFDRVFASIGTFIGARKEVWHGPHIAKLFIENGKLNGAQLVGKYALQYAGAVEYLVRTRREVKINSMSDTKSFVREVWKKMEINQRP